The following proteins come from a genomic window of Geothermobacter hydrogeniphilus:
- a CDS encoding penicillin-binding protein activator: MMRRLLLILLLVLIGQAPVVLPAVELPGSLASRPLTERETFERGRAAYLQGDLDTALGLLRGFVVRYPHSSFNSRAYLTLTRIFYQRQQYADARLYLERIPELEETPEGRLLQGALDIAEGDPSHGVERLSALSPGDLLPADQVLRADALARGLAAEQRTLEALLVLHRQLATENTAAGDRTTLLRLAHELLDSLDAADLDEAAFMFTGTAIGQDALLQQAQRLVSRGQTEQALPLVRKLVADPTPFAYRRDAVLLLDRLTGQPWLQRAVGIMLPLSGRYAAFGELIRKGMDLALQLHPDSGIRFIYRDVAGAEDAALVVDRLANEERVMALAGPITGTRALTAAGQAQQQQVPLISLSQRDGIPELGNYIFRDTLTSRLQVRALARYAVEEKGYTSFGILRPQNRLGEEFARLFSEEVLALGGLVVDEEVYPTDATDFRRQIRMLMGQDPEAPDEPAEMTEEEQLEDLFVPDFPAVDFDALFIPDYADMVALIAPQLPFYGIENIPLLGINGWNSPDLVRNAGRYVEGAVFPDGFFRHSSYPFVEDFVRLYYDRYGEEPSILEAQGFDVAGLLLSILERPDVTTREDVRLALSRLSHYPGVTGATSFDFQGEAEKELFLLQVQNGRIVQIN, translated from the coding sequence ATGATGCGGCGCCTGCTGCTGATTCTGCTGCTGGTCCTGATCGGCCAGGCCCCGGTTGTTCTGCCGGCGGTCGAACTTCCCGGCAGTCTTGCGAGCCGGCCGCTGACCGAACGCGAGACCTTCGAACGCGGGCGGGCCGCCTATCTTCAGGGAGACCTGGACACCGCTCTCGGCCTGTTGCGTGGTTTTGTCGTCCGCTATCCCCATTCCTCATTCAATTCCCGGGCCTACCTGACCCTGACGCGGATTTTTTACCAGCGGCAGCAGTATGCCGACGCCAGGCTCTACCTGGAGCGGATTCCGGAGCTGGAAGAAACACCGGAAGGGCGTCTGCTGCAGGGGGCGCTCGACATCGCCGAGGGGGATCCTTCGCACGGCGTGGAGCGCCTGAGCGCCCTGTCTCCCGGCGATCTGCTGCCTGCCGACCAGGTCCTGCGGGCGGACGCCCTGGCCCGCGGTCTGGCGGCTGAGCAGCGGACGCTGGAGGCACTGCTGGTGCTGCACCGTCAACTGGCAACTGAAAACACAGCAGCCGGGGATCGAACAACCCTGCTGCGACTGGCCCACGAGTTGCTCGACTCCCTGGATGCCGCCGACCTCGACGAAGCCGCGTTCATGTTCACCGGCACCGCCATCGGCCAGGATGCCCTGCTGCAGCAGGCGCAGCGCCTGGTTTCCCGGGGACAGACCGAGCAGGCGTTGCCACTGGTCCGAAAGCTGGTGGCCGATCCGACCCCCTTTGCCTACCGGCGCGACGCGGTGCTGCTGCTCGATCGGTTGACCGGTCAGCCCTGGCTGCAGCGGGCGGTGGGCATCATGCTGCCCCTTTCCGGTCGCTATGCCGCCTTTGGTGAACTGATCCGCAAGGGAATGGACCTCGCCCTGCAGCTGCATCCCGACAGCGGCATCCGCTTTATTTACCGTGATGTGGCCGGTGCCGAAGATGCCGCCCTGGTTGTTGACCGGCTGGCCAACGAAGAGCGGGTCATGGCCCTGGCGGGGCCGATTACCGGCACCCGTGCCCTGACGGCGGCCGGTCAGGCCCAGCAGCAGCAGGTGCCGCTGATTTCCCTCTCCCAGCGTGACGGTATCCCCGAACTCGGCAACTACATTTTTCGCGATACCCTGACCAGTCGGCTGCAGGTCCGGGCCCTGGCCCGTTACGCGGTCGAGGAAAAGGGCTACACCTCCTTCGGCATTCTGCGCCCGCAGAACCGGCTCGGTGAGGAGTTCGCGCGCCTGTTTTCTGAAGAAGTCCTCGCTCTCGGCGGGCTGGTGGTCGATGAGGAGGTCTATCCGACCGATGCCACCGATTTCAGGCGGCAGATCAGGATGCTGATGGGGCAGGATCCCGAAGCGCCGGACGAGCCGGCGGAGATGACCGAGGAGGAGCAGCTTGAGGACCTCTTCGTCCCTGATTTTCCGGCGGTCGACTTCGATGCCCTGTTCATTCCCGATTATGCCGACATGGTGGCTCTGATCGCCCCCCAACTGCCTTTCTACGGGATCGAAAATATTCCGCTGCTCGGCATCAACGGCTGGAATTCTCCTGACCTGGTCCGCAATGCCGGCCGCTATGTCGAGGGCGCGGTTTTTCCGGACGGTTTCTTCCGTCACAGCAGCTACCCCTTCGTCGAGGACTTTGTCCGTCTCTACTATGACCGCTACGGCGAGGAGCCGTCGATTCTTGAGGCTCAGGGTTTCGATGTCGCCGGACTGCTGCTGAGCATCCTTGAACGTCCCGACGTCACGACCCGCGAGGATGTGCGCCTGGCTCTCAGCCGGCTGAGTCATTATCCGGGAGTGACCGGTGCCACCAGTTTCGATTTCCAGGGGGAGGCGGAGAAGGAACTCTTCCTGCTGCAGGTCCAGAACGGCCGTATCGTGCAGATCAATTGA
- a CDS encoding carboxypeptidase-like regulatory domain-containing protein, with product MRPFCTQRLSLLLCGLLFVILCGCVPPSASVSPAEAEGDAMVTGVAGRVVDAGGKPAAGAWVYAYRSDRTGLRGPADFAARVDADGSYLLDLTEGNYWLVARLRQGRADSGPPRRGDAWAPYQRNPVRLQAGSVERVDFILQKVVSPTLLRQGSLVSGDTGFSGTLVDAQGQPLAGAFALAYRDADLRRMPDFTSTPATERGRFTLFVSRPGHYCIAARLKTRGQPQPGEPYGVLGRGKAGCPRVEAGQILDVGPIVLSPFHQ from the coding sequence ATGCGACCCTTCTGCACCCAACGTCTGTCGCTGTTGCTCTGCGGACTGCTGTTCGTCATCCTCTGCGGATGCGTTCCGCCTTCGGCATCGGTTTCCCCGGCGGAAGCCGAGGGCGACGCGATGGTGACCGGTGTTGCCGGCCGGGTGGTTGATGCCGGCGGCAAGCCGGCGGCCGGGGCCTGGGTTTATGCCTACCGCAGTGACCGCACCGGGCTGCGCGGCCCGGCCGATTTTGCCGCCCGGGTGGATGCGGACGGCAGCTACCTGCTCGATCTGACCGAAGGAAATTACTGGCTGGTGGCCCGCCTGCGCCAGGGGCGAGCCGACAGCGGACCGCCGCGACGTGGAGACGCCTGGGCGCCTTACCAGCGCAACCCGGTGCGGTTGCAGGCGGGGTCCGTCGAACGGGTCGATTTCATTCTGCAGAAGGTTGTCAGCCCGACGTTGTTGCGTCAGGGCAGCCTGGTCAGCGGCGATACCGGCTTTTCCGGAACCCTGGTCGATGCCCAGGGGCAACCGCTGGCCGGAGCTTTCGCCCTCGCCTACCGTGACGCCGACCTGCGGCGGATGCCCGATTTCACCTCCACACCGGCGACCGAGCGGGGACGCTTCACTCTCTTCGTCAGCCGGCCGGGACACTACTGTATCGCCGCTCGGCTCAAAACCCGCGGCCAGCCGCAGCCGGGTGAGCCCTACGGGGTCCTCGGGCGGGGGAAAGCCGGCTGTCCCAGGGTTGAAGCGGGGCAGATTCTGGATGTCGGCCCTATCGTCCTCAGCCCTTTTCACCAGTAA
- a CDS encoding putative 2-dehydropantoate 2-reductase → MKIAVVGSGALGLYYGAMLQRAGEDLHFLLRRDYEALRRDGLIVRSVHGDFHLPQIRGYRDSREIGPVDLVLVGLKTFANPVLVDLVRPLLGPRTAILTLQNGLGNEELLATAFGAERILGGVAFLCSNRGEPGEVLHLGEGRIRLGEFAAGLTPRAKELAERFCAAGIPCEAVADLLRCRWEKLVWNIPFNGLCALTGRDVTELLAHAGSRALVEKMMTEVVAAANRQGLRETIDGPAFIGQLLTMTGQMDHYRPSMMIDRQQQRPLELAAIYAEPLKRAAAVGAEMPQVAMLHALLDLGEEDFAG, encoded by the coding sequence ATGAAGATTGCCGTCGTCGGTTCCGGTGCCCTCGGCCTCTACTACGGGGCCATGCTGCAGCGCGCCGGAGAGGATCTGCACTTTCTGCTGCGGCGTGATTATGAAGCCCTCCGTCGGGACGGACTGATTGTGCGTTCCGTCCATGGGGATTTCCATCTGCCGCAAATCCGGGGCTATCGCGACAGCCGCGAAATCGGCCCGGTCGACCTGGTGCTGGTCGGCCTGAAGACCTTCGCCAACCCGGTACTGGTCGATCTGGTCCGCCCGCTGCTCGGGCCGCGGACGGCCATTCTCACCCTGCAGAACGGGCTCGGCAACGAGGAACTGCTGGCGACCGCCTTCGGCGCCGAACGGATCCTCGGCGGCGTGGCTTTTCTCTGTTCCAACCGGGGTGAACCGGGAGAGGTGCTGCACCTCGGCGAGGGCCGCATCCGCCTAGGGGAATTCGCCGCCGGGTTGACGCCGCGGGCCAAAGAACTGGCCGAGCGGTTCTGCGCAGCCGGCATCCCCTGCGAGGCGGTTGCCGATCTGCTGCGCTGCCGCTGGGAAAAGCTGGTCTGGAATATCCCCTTCAACGGCCTCTGCGCCCTGACCGGGCGGGATGTGACCGAACTTCTGGCGCATGCCGGCAGCCGCGCCCTGGTCGAAAAGATGATGACGGAAGTGGTCGCCGCCGCCAACCGCCAAGGGCTGCGCGAGACGATTGACGGACCGGCATTTATCGGCCAACTGCTGACGATGACCGGGCAGATGGACCATTACCGGCCGAGCATGATGATTGACCGTCAGCAGCAGCGGCCGCTGGAACTGGCGGCGATCTACGCGGAACCCCTGAAACGGGCGGCGGCGGTGGGCGCGGAGATGCCCCAGGTCGCCATGCTGCACGCTCTGCTCGACCTGGGGGAGGAAGACTTTGCGGGGTGA
- a CDS encoding tetratricopeptide repeat protein has translation MSRLCPATLLLLLMVAAPAFAATGLPQLDFADSLYAEGDYYRAITEYKRFLFQHPQADEGAHARLRIARAFLAGDRWEQAEEQLQQLQKNWPTSPEALRGALLYAEIPFRRGLYTQARQRYRLLGELHPEQAPSARYRVAWTFIEQQDYSAAGNELSRLAQPQAAELAADLDLLRQLEEKSPLLAGSLSALLPGAGQLYVGRTRDAGISFALNAAFILAAIEAFDNDNQVLGGILVFFELGWYSGNIYNAVNGAHKSNRDQRLDTLQRLRDRHGLDLELGRKTAMLKWRTRF, from the coding sequence ATGTCCCGCCTGTGTCCCGCCACCCTGTTGCTGCTGTTGATGGTCGCCGCTCCGGCCTTTGCCGCCACCGGCCTGCCGCAACTCGATTTTGCCGATTCCCTCTATGCCGAGGGCGATTACTACCGCGCCATCACCGAATACAAACGCTTCCTTTTCCAGCATCCACAAGCGGACGAAGGGGCCCACGCCCGGTTGCGCATTGCCCGCGCCTTTCTGGCCGGGGACCGCTGGGAGCAGGCGGAAGAACAGCTGCAGCAGCTGCAGAAGAACTGGCCGACCAGCCCCGAGGCCCTCCGCGGGGCTCTGCTCTACGCCGAGATCCCCTTTCGCCGGGGACTTTATACCCAGGCCCGACAACGCTACCGGCTGCTGGGCGAACTGCATCCGGAGCAGGCTCCTTCGGCCCGATACCGGGTTGCCTGGACCTTTATTGAACAACAGGATTATTCCGCCGCCGGGAACGAACTCTCCCGCCTGGCCCAGCCACAGGCCGCGGAACTGGCGGCCGATCTCGACCTGCTGCGGCAGCTGGAGGAAAAATCCCCTCTCCTGGCCGGCAGCCTGTCGGCCCTGCTGCCTGGCGCCGGGCAGCTCTATGTCGGCCGGACTCGTGACGCCGGCATCTCCTTCGCGCTCAACGCCGCCTTTATTCTTGCCGCCATCGAGGCATTCGACAACGACAACCAGGTTCTCGGCGGCATCCTGGTCTTTTTCGAACTGGGCTGGTATTCGGGCAACATCTACAATGCCGTCAACGGCGCCCACAAGTCCAACCGCGACCAACGCCTGGACACCCTGCAGCGGTTGCGCGACCGCCACGGTCTCGACCTGGAACTGGGCCGCAAGACAGCCATGCTGAAATGGCGGACCCGCTTCTGA
- a CDS encoding CarD family transcriptional regulator, with protein sequence MQKTNEFKIGDRAVYPSQGVGVIEAIESREFSGVENKFYVLRIVDSDMTIMVPVGNVSQVGLRRLVNKKQVATVYELLEDKADMSGGVASWSRRQREYNEKIKSGDLMEVAEVLRELYLIKEDKELSYGEKKVLELARKLLVSEIALAEGKAEEKIAQRVESMLLN encoded by the coding sequence ATGCAAAAAACAAATGAGTTCAAAATCGGCGATCGAGCGGTTTACCCGTCCCAGGGCGTGGGTGTCATTGAAGCAATTGAGTCCCGCGAATTCTCCGGAGTAGAAAACAAATTTTACGTCCTGCGCATCGTTGACAGCGACATGACCATCATGGTTCCGGTGGGCAATGTTTCCCAGGTCGGTCTGCGGCGCCTGGTCAACAAGAAACAGGTGGCCACTGTCTATGAGCTGCTTGAAGACAAGGCGGACATGTCGGGGGGGGTGGCGTCCTGGAGCCGCCGGCAGCGTGAATACAACGAGAAGATCAAGTCGGGCGACCTGATGGAAGTTGCCGAGGTACTGCGCGAACTCTACCTGATCAAGGAAGACAAGGAACTCTCCTACGGCGAAAAGAAGGTTCTGGAACTGGCGCGCAAGCTGCTGGTTTCCGAGATCGCTCTCGCCGAGGGCAAGGCCGAGGAAAAGATCGCCCAGCGAGTCGAGAGCATGCTGCTCAACTGA
- the ispD gene encoding 2-C-methyl-D-erythritol 4-phosphate cytidylyltransferase has protein sequence MAVLALIPAAGIGRRMGADVSKQFLTLAGRPILAHTLDIFQSSSLVDAIILVVPRQEQDLCRRQVLASGRYSKLRPLVDGGAERQDSVRNGLRASGAAADDIVLIHDGVRPLFDPGHLPELIDAAETTGAAVLGVPVKDTVKRVAAGRVTETPPRSDLWLTQTPQAFPFAVIAEAHEKALTEGFAGTDDASLVERLGRPVAMVEGDYRNLKITTPEDLLVAEALMDRGGNRP, from the coding sequence ATGGCAGTTCTGGCGTTGATTCCGGCCGCCGGTATCGGTCGGCGGATGGGGGCCGATGTCAGCAAGCAGTTTCTGACGCTCGCCGGTCGTCCGATCCTCGCCCACACCCTGGATATTTTCCAGTCCAGCTCCCTGGTCGATGCGATTATCCTGGTCGTGCCGCGGCAGGAGCAGGATCTCTGTCGTCGCCAGGTTCTTGCCTCCGGCCGTTATTCCAAACTGCGCCCGCTGGTTGACGGCGGTGCCGAACGTCAGGATTCGGTCCGCAACGGGTTGCGGGCAAGTGGTGCCGCCGCTGATGATATCGTCCTCATCCATGATGGCGTCCGGCCGTTGTTTGACCCGGGCCATCTGCCGGAACTGATTGACGCAGCAGAGACAACCGGTGCCGCGGTTCTTGGGGTGCCGGTCAAGGATACCGTCAAGCGGGTCGCCGCTGGACGGGTCACGGAAACGCCGCCGCGCAGTGATCTGTGGCTGACACAGACACCGCAGGCCTTTCCCTTTGCCGTCATCGCCGAGGCCCATGAAAAGGCTCTGACAGAGGGCTTCGCCGGGACTGACGATGCCTCGCTGGTGGAACGCCTGGGGCGTCCGGTGGCGATGGTGGAAGGCGATTATCGCAATCTGAAAATCACCACTCCGGAGGACCTGCTGGTCGCCGAAGCCCTGATGGACAGAGGAGGGAACAGGCCATGA
- the ispF gene encoding 2-C-methyl-D-erythritol 2,4-cyclodiphosphate synthase yields MRIGHGYDVHRLVSGRRLVIGGVEIPYRLGLLGHSDADVLLHAICDAVLGAVAEGDIGRHFPDSDPDYAGIDSRKLLAESVRVAEGRGYRIGNIDATIIAQQPKMAPHIRAMVENIAGACGIDVRQVNIKATTTEELGFTGRGEGIAAHAVVLLKNVDISAELDV; encoded by the coding sequence ATGCGTATTGGCCATGGTTATGATGTTCACCGCCTGGTTTCAGGCCGTCGACTGGTGATCGGAGGGGTCGAAATCCCTTATCGCCTCGGCCTGCTTGGCCACTCCGATGCCGATGTGCTGCTGCACGCCATCTGCGACGCGGTTCTCGGCGCGGTCGCCGAAGGAGATATCGGCCGTCACTTTCCCGACAGCGATCCGGATTACGCCGGCATCGACAGCCGCAAGCTGCTGGCCGAATCGGTGCGCGTCGCCGAAGGCCGGGGCTACCGGATCGGCAACATCGACGCCACCATCATCGCCCAGCAGCCGAAGATGGCGCCGCACATTCGCGCCATGGTCGAGAATATCGCCGGTGCCTGCGGGATCGATGTCCGCCAGGTCAACATCAAGGCCACCACCACCGAGGAACTCGGTTTCACCGGCCGCGGCGAGGGGATTGCCGCCCATGCCGTGGTGCTGCTGAAGAATGTCGACATCAGCGCCGAGCTGGATGTTTGA
- a CDS encoding glutamine--tRNA ligase/YqeY domain fusion protein, which yields MSEAITTPSNFIRNIIDADLADGRRTEVVTRFPPEPNGYLHIGHAKSICLNFGLAESYGGRCHLRFDDTNPAKEEDEYVEAIKRDVAWLGFDWGEHLYFASDYFDQLYAWAVQLIKDGKAYVDSQSAEQMRANRGTLTEPGVDSPYRNRSVEENLDLFERMKQGEFPDGAHILRAKIDMASPNLNLRDPAMYRILHAEHHRTGDSWCIYPMYDFAHGQEDSIEGITHSICTLEFEAHRPLYDWFIAQLGIHAPQQIEFARLNLSYTVMSKRKLLQLVEEGLVAGWDDPRMPTISGMRRRGYPAAAIRNFCERIGVGKADAWIDLSVLEDCVREVLNESALRRMAVLKPLKVTITNLPQPEMACRGANHPQQPERGERELLLTREIYVERDDFMEDAPRKFFRLAPGREVRLRNACVIRCDEVIKDDAGEVIELRCSCDPETFGANPADGRKIKGTIHWVSAVHGRQLPVRIYDRLFREENPDKAGDFRDCLNPESLHETRAWVEPALLDIAPGETVQFERTGYFTADAIDSKPGAPVFNRTATLRDSWAKVKK from the coding sequence ATGAGCGAAGCAATCACGACACCGAGCAATTTCATCCGCAACATCATCGATGCCGACCTCGCCGACGGCAGGCGCACTGAGGTGGTGACCCGCTTCCCGCCGGAGCCGAACGGTTACCTGCATATCGGCCACGCCAAGAGCATCTGTCTCAATTTCGGCCTGGCCGAGAGCTACGGCGGTCGCTGCCACCTGCGCTTCGACGACACCAATCCGGCCAAAGAGGAGGATGAGTACGTCGAGGCGATCAAGCGGGACGTCGCCTGGCTCGGTTTCGACTGGGGCGAGCATCTCTACTTCGCCTCCGACTACTTCGACCAGCTCTACGCCTGGGCGGTGCAGTTGATCAAGGACGGCAAGGCCTACGTCGACAGCCAGAGCGCCGAGCAGATGCGCGCCAATCGCGGCACCCTGACCGAGCCCGGCGTCGACAGCCCCTACCGGAACCGCAGTGTGGAGGAGAATCTTGATCTGTTCGAGCGGATGAAGCAGGGCGAGTTTCCGGACGGAGCCCACATCCTGCGGGCGAAGATCGACATGGCCTCGCCCAATCTCAACCTGCGCGACCCGGCGATGTACCGGATTCTGCATGCCGAACATCACCGCACCGGCGACAGCTGGTGTATCTACCCGATGTACGACTTCGCCCACGGTCAGGAGGACTCCATCGAGGGGATCACCCATTCGATCTGCACCCTTGAGTTCGAGGCCCATCGGCCCCTTTACGACTGGTTCATCGCCCAGCTCGGCATCCATGCCCCGCAGCAGATCGAGTTCGCCCGGCTCAACCTCTCCTATACGGTGATGAGCAAGCGCAAGCTGCTGCAGCTGGTCGAGGAGGGCCTGGTCGCCGGCTGGGATGATCCACGCATGCCGACCATCTCCGGGATGCGCCGGCGCGGCTACCCGGCGGCGGCAATCCGTAATTTCTGCGAGCGCATCGGGGTCGGCAAGGCGGACGCCTGGATCGATCTGTCAGTGCTGGAAGACTGTGTCCGCGAGGTGCTCAATGAATCCGCCCTGCGGCGGATGGCGGTCCTCAAACCGCTCAAGGTGACGATTACCAACCTGCCGCAGCCGGAAATGGCCTGTCGCGGCGCCAACCACCCGCAGCAGCCGGAGCGCGGTGAGCGTGAACTGCTGCTGACCCGTGAGATCTACGTCGAGCGGGACGATTTCATGGAGGACGCGCCGCGCAAGTTCTTCCGTCTCGCCCCCGGCCGCGAGGTGCGGCTGCGCAACGCCTGCGTGATCAGGTGCGACGAGGTGATCAAGGATGATGCCGGCGAGGTGATCGAACTGCGCTGCAGTTGCGACCCCGAGACCTTCGGCGCCAATCCTGCCGACGGCCGCAAAATCAAGGGCACCATCCACTGGGTTTCGGCTGTCCATGGCCGGCAGCTGCCGGTGCGGATCTACGACCGCCTGTTCCGGGAAGAAAATCCGGACAAGGCCGGCGACTTCCGCGATTGCCTCAACCCCGAGTCACTGCACGAAACCCGCGCCTGGGTTGAACCGGCACTGCTCGATATCGCCCCGGGAGAAACCGTACAGTTCGAACGCACCGGCTACTTCACCGCCGACGCGATCGACTCAAAGCCCGGCGCCCCGGTCTTCAACCGTACCGCGACCCTGCGTGACAGCTGGGCGAAGGTGAAGAAATAG
- the cysS gene encoding cysteine--tRNA ligase — translation MSLRVYNTLSGKKEEFKPIEPGKVRMYVCGVTVYDYCHIGHARANIVFDIIYRYLQYAGYDVTYVRNYTDVDDKIIKRANERGISSRELSEEFIRAFDEDMATLGLALPTHQPKATDYIAEIIAICEKLISKGLAYEAGGDVYYRVRKFPGYLKLSKRNMEEMQAGARIAPGEQKEDPMDFALWKAAKPGEPSWESPWGAGRPGWHIECSAMSSSLLGETFDIHGGGRDLIFPHHENEIAQSEGASGKPFVNYWLHNGFVNVDQEKMSKSLGNFFTIRDILKSYDPEVLRFFILTAHYRSPIDFSDQNLKEAKAGLSRFYEALKAADETLRSHPLPERPVCPEISDAEREIYDRIENLEDLFAAAMDDDFNTAAAIGHLFEAVRGINRLIGEARFDECNLSLRVIEDGAKKLRELGGVLGLFGSDPVAWLEGQKSAGLQGAGLSAEAIEELIEERRAARQNRDFARADQIRDALAAQGIELLDSKDGTSWKVK, via the coding sequence ATGAGTCTGCGTGTTTACAATACCCTCAGCGGGAAGAAGGAAGAGTTCAAACCGATCGAGCCGGGCAAGGTGCGGATGTACGTCTGCGGCGTCACGGTTTACGACTATTGCCATATCGGCCACGCCCGCGCCAATATCGTCTTCGACATCATCTACCGCTACCTGCAGTATGCCGGCTATGATGTCACCTACGTGCGCAACTACACCGACGTCGACGACAAGATCATCAAGCGCGCCAACGAGCGGGGCATCTCCAGCAGGGAGCTCTCCGAGGAGTTCATCCGTGCCTTCGACGAGGATATGGCGACCCTCGGCCTGGCGCTGCCGACCCATCAGCCGAAGGCGACCGACTATATCGCCGAGATCATCGCCATCTGCGAGAAGCTGATTTCCAAAGGTCTCGCCTATGAGGCCGGCGGCGACGTCTACTACCGGGTGCGGAAATTCCCCGGTTACCTGAAGCTCTCCAAGCGCAATATGGAGGAGATGCAGGCCGGAGCGCGCATCGCCCCGGGGGAGCAGAAGGAAGATCCGATGGATTTCGCCCTCTGGAAAGCGGCCAAGCCGGGTGAGCCGAGCTGGGAATCCCCCTGGGGCGCGGGGCGGCCGGGCTGGCACATCGAATGCTCGGCGATGAGCTCCTCGCTGCTCGGCGAGACCTTCGACATCCACGGCGGCGGCCGTGACCTGATCTTCCCCCACCACGAGAACGAGATCGCCCAGTCGGAAGGGGCGAGCGGCAAACCATTCGTCAACTACTGGCTGCACAACGGCTTCGTCAATGTCGACCAGGAGAAGATGTCGAAATCCCTCGGCAACTTCTTCACTATCCGCGACATTCTCAAGAGCTACGATCCCGAGGTGCTGCGTTTCTTCATCCTCACCGCCCACTACCGTTCGCCGATCGACTTCTCCGACCAGAACCTCAAGGAGGCGAAGGCCGGCCTGAGCCGTTTCTACGAGGCTCTCAAGGCGGCGGATGAAACCCTGCGCAGCCACCCGTTGCCCGAGCGGCCCGTCTGCCCGGAGATCAGTGACGCCGAGCGGGAGATCTACGACCGGATCGAGAACCTGGAGGATCTGTTTGCCGCGGCGATGGACGATGACTTCAACACTGCCGCCGCCATCGGCCACCTGTTCGAAGCGGTGCGCGGCATCAACCGGCTGATCGGTGAAGCGCGTTTCGATGAGTGCAACCTGTCGCTGCGGGTGATCGAGGACGGCGCGAAAAAGCTGCGCGAACTCGGCGGCGTACTCGGTCTGTTCGGTTCCGACCCGGTTGCCTGGCTGGAAGGGCAGAAGAGCGCCGGGCTGCAAGGCGCGGGACTGAGCGCCGAGGCGATCGAGGAGTTGATCGAGGAACGCCGGGCGGCGCGGCAGAACCGCGACTTCGCCCGCGCCGACCAGATTCGCGACGCCCTCGCCGCGCAGGGGATCGAGCTGCTCGACTCCAAGGACGGGACGAGCTGGAAGGTCAAATAA